In Thermanaerovibrio velox DSM 12556, the genomic stretch CCGCCGCCAGGGCCAGCCGGTACGCCACAAAGGCCCCCAGGTAACCCACGGAGGTGCTGTAGAGCGCGGCGAACAGGGTCCACTTGATGCTCTGGGTCTCCTTGTACATGGCGCTCAAGGCGGCCACGCAGGGAACGTACAGCAGGGACATCACCATGAACGCCAGGGCCGCAGGGGTGGTGAAAAGCCCCTGAAGGGCCGCGGCCAAGCCCTCGTCCCCAACCCCCATTATGGTGCCGAAGGCCCCTATCACCACCTCCTTGGCCAGGAACCCGAAGATCAAGGACACCCCGGCCTGCCAGAACCCAAAGCCCAAGGGACTAAGGAGCGGAGCCAACAGAGACCCGATCCTGCCGATGAGGCTCTCCTCGGAGGCGTACTCCACCCCAAAGGGCAGGTTCCCCAAGGCCCAGATTACCAGCACCGTGCCCAATATGAAGGTCCCCGCCTTCCGCACGAACTGGGAGGACCGGAGAAGCGCCGTGGACAGGACCCCGCTCCACTGGGGAAGCCTGTAGGGCGGGAGCTCCATTATGAACTGGGAGGGCTCCCCCTTGAAGATCGTCTTGGAGAAGAGCTTCGCGGAAAGCACCGACACCACGATCCCAAGCAAGTACATGCCAAAGACCACGTTCCCCGCGACCCTGGGGAAGAACGCCCCGGAGAACATGACTAAAACGGGGAGCCGGGCGGAACAGGAGATGAATGGGATCGACAGGATGGCGATCTTCCGGTCCCTGGGGCTCTCCAGTATCCTGGTGGCCATCATGGCGGGGACCCCGCAGCCAAACCCCAGGAGCATGGGGATGAAGCTCTTCCCGTGAAGCCCCATGGCCCTCATTATGCGGTCCATCACAAAGGCCCCCCGGGCCATGTAGCCCGTGTCCTCCAGCACCCCTATGAGGGCGAAGAGGATGAATATGTGGGGCACGAAGACCAAGACCGACCCCACCCCGCCGATCATGCCGTCCCCCACCAGGGATCCCAGCAAGGCGGGGGCCCCAAGGGACTCCAAATAACCCGCCGCCAGCTCGCCGGCGGAGGCGAAAAGCCCGTCCAGCCAGTCCGCGATAGGGGTCCCCAGCGCAAAGGTCACCTTGAACATGCCCCAAGCCACCAGGAGGAATATGGGAAGCCCCAGCAGACGGTTCGTAAACACCCTATCCAGCCGGTCATCTAAGGTCGCCACCGGCTTGAAGGACGGATCGAAGCT encodes the following:
- the feoB gene encoding ferrous iron transport protein B, whose product is MWALSALWALAGNPNVGKTSLFNCLTGSRQKVGNWPGVTVERKEGRVRTSRGEALVVDLPGIYGLGASSVDEQIASQFISEEPLHGVILVLDAAALERSLYLALQVRERGKRVLCALNMVDMAEQKGIRVDVKGLEEALGVQVVQTVARSGRGVEDLIRAMEEAELASEPLAVDYGEAVGASLRRLEGFLSSLGPMPFDARTGALMAAEGDPRVWVALGDRSGGLDAVLAEENRRLEDALGMDLQSALMERRWSWVSALASRVISFDPSFKPVATLDDRLDRVFTNRLLGLPIFLLVAWGMFKVTFALGTPIADWLDGLFASAGELAAGYLESLGAPALLGSLVGDGMIGGVGSVLVFVPHIFILFALIGVLEDTGYMARGAFVMDRIMRAMGLHGKSFIPMLLGFGCGVPAMMATRILESPRDRKIAILSIPFISCSARLPVLVMFSGAFFPRVAGNVVFGMYLLGIVVSVLSAKLFSKTIFKGEPSQFIMELPPYRLPQWSGVLSTALLRSSQFVRKAGTFILGTVLVIWALGNLPFGVEYASEESLIGRIGSLLAPLLSPLGFGFWQAGVSLIFGFLAKEVVIGAFGTIMGVGDEGLAAALQGLFTTPAALAFMVMSLLYVPCVAALSAMYKETQSIKWTLFAALYSTSVGYLGAFVAYRLALAAGL